ctcagTTCCATCTAATATGTTTTCTCTTACTGTGAGTCCATTGTGACTACATATCATTGGATTAAATGAGGATGGAAGCAAGAAAGGAATTACCTGAACAACCATAACCTTATTCTGCTAGTAATGAGTTGTTTAATTGTCGGCAGCATGGTTGGAGCCATGTCAACCCATGCCAAATTACTGAATGAAACTCAGGGAAAGAAAGGAGAGTAAGATGGAAAGGAAAAGTTGGCCATGTTAGTGGACGTCTTATTGACTAGGTGAAAAATGTAGTTTGTAACCTGCAACTTTGCCATGGATTTGGAAGTTTTGGAGCTTTTATGTGAAGAGCCTTCTGCACTTCGAGGTTGTTCAGATAAGAGTCGACATAGGAGGTGGAGCAGGGATCGAAGTCTGCCATCTGTTCAGTTGAGGAAAGTACATattttcagcatgcaaaatattaaataatgatCGAAGGATGAATCTATTCTCACAGGCAGATCTCAGTTTCCCCTTCAAACTTCTTCACAttttaagaaattaaaaaatgcCATATGTGCTGCACAAGTTGTGGAGTTCAACATCCACAAGCAAAGCCTCAAGCACAACTTTCGAGTTTGCTTTTAATAGCAGAAAAGATATGAACTTGGTATTATATATGACAAGGGAAAGAAATTCATTATCCTGTCTGTTAATTATTTGAAAATGTTTTAGCTAAGAATTTGGCATATATTGCAGACTAGTGTACATTCTAATGGTTGCATTCCTCTGCATCGCAGAAGGCTTTTTCACGTTTGATTCTTCATGTTGTTGTTTCCAGTTGCATGACTTTTGTGATTACAATTATTTTGATGCTGCTCCAATTCTTAATCACCAAATAAACAATCATCAACTATAACTATATTAGCTTGAAACTCTCTGTAATCTCTCAAGAGAACCTTTCTGACAAGTGTAGCACTCCATCCATAAAGAAAAAATCAAAGACATTGTGAAATAATCACTAGCCTCCAAAGCTGAAGCTAATAGGGAATGCATCAACAATGTATATAAACAGTCACCGGACGACAAAATTAAGCTTGAGCTAATAGCGAATGGATCGATAGTATGTACATCAGCTTCACAGGTATGGATGATGAAGATTTCTTACCGCGATGCCGGACATGGATGTGGTATTAGAGTCATCACATTTTGGAGCATAGATATTGTAAGGATCAATGTCGCCAGACTCTACATAAGCATCTTCTGTAGCAGCAGCACAGTCGACGGTGCTCTCTATACCAGAAAAATTGCATGCTTTGCAAAATTTGGCATAGGTCTCATCGGAGATTAGGTTATGATTCCACATAAATTCATAGCCAGCTTTGTCATTCGTCGCGGAATCAACGAAAGCATTGCCAATCTAAAAGCAGAATTTGACCCATCAATTGAATTGAAGCATTTATAAGAGTTCATAGATCTTGCTCACTTACAGCAACTCCTTGAAGATTGATAACAGTCTGGTTGGTCTGTGTGTTGTGGTGAAGTATGGTGGATGCAAGCTGGGGCACGTAATGGCCGGCATAGCTCTCTCCGGTTATGAAGAACTCATGATTTTTGTAATGTGGGAATCTCTCAAACCAATTGACTAGAAATGTATATGAATCTTCTGCAGTTCTTTGATCTCCATTCATATCATAATCTGAACTAGTGTTCGAGTATGAGAATCCTACCCCTGCTGGAGATTCCAAGAAGAGAACATTTGCCACTGACACAATTGCAACAAATAGTTAACAAGAGAACATGATGAGTTGCACTATAACTTTTAGTATGCATAGCTAATAAAGGATCTCCAATCAAGTAAAaaagatttcttttttattttttgctttcttttggagagagaaagagttgGGTAAGACTACCAAGCCAACAACTTCCAAGAAAATGGGAAtaggataagaaaaagaaaggttagGAGGGTGATTTCATCTTCAAAGTATTAAATTTGGATCTCTCACCATTGTTCCAAGCATACTTGTTTCGTTGCAGTGTTTTTCCATCACTATGCACTCTGAAGGGGCCTAGTTCCTGCATGGCTCCATATCCTAAGGAGGAGCATCCTGGCCCTGAGGATCCCAACATTGATCAAAACAAACCCAATcagttctttttccttttctaaaggagaaagaagaaaatataaattttagtgATTGGTGATGGCAGCAACATATATtaaaaagaacaacaaaacaatATGATTCCCACTTGATTAAACACTCTAATCATCATTAAGGCCACGCCAAGAAATGTAACCAGAAAAATGGCAATAATAAACGGAAGCAACAAATATAGAATAGGACAACATAATTATTTCAATGATTGCTCATCAGCACTGAGGACATTATACAAGTTGTCTTCCTTTTAACATAttacacaaaaaaaatatggtGTTCATTTAAAAAATTCCTATATGATTCCAA
This genomic window from Phoenix dactylifera cultivar Barhee BC4 unplaced genomic scaffold, palm_55x_up_171113_PBpolish2nd_filt_p 001960F, whole genome shotgun sequence contains:
- the LOC103723784 gene encoding serine carboxypeptidase 1-like; the protein is MMTAYFSLLLISCCLFVLPNNNEANQADHLRRLIKTKRPTWPHQSYSWADLDAAVSVSPVYVSNQDGLMEADRIKSLPGQPTGVEFNQYSGYVTVDTKNGRALFYYFVESQHNPSTKPLILWLNGGPGCSSLGYGAMQELGPFRVHSDGKTLQRNKYAWNNVANVLFLESPAGVGFSYSNTSSDYDMNGDQRTAEDSYTFLVNWFERFPHYKNHEFFITGESYAGHYVPQLASTILHHNTQTNQTVINLQGVAIGNAFVDSATNDKAGYEFMWNHNLISDETYAKFCKACNFSGIESTVDCAAATEDAYVESGDIDPYNIYAPKCDDSNTTSMSGIAMADFDPCSTSYVDSYLNNLEVQKALHIKAPKLPNPWQSCSNLAWVDMAPTMLPTIKQLITSRIRLWLFSGDIDTVVSITATKYAVRNLNLPIKSSWRAWYSKSQVGGYVVGYEGLAFVTVRGAGHMVPSYQPERALTMISSFLKGELPPAS